CCGTCGTACGTCGGCCGGATCCGCCAGGACCCCGGCGTCGACGGCGACCGCGGCCTCGCGCTGTTCGTCTCCAACGACAACCTGCGCAAGGGGGCCGCGCTCAACACCGTGCAGATCGCGGAGCTGATCGCCGCCTCCCGCTGACCCGGCACAAACGGGCGCCAGAATTGCGCCGACCCGGCAGAAGATGTCCTGAGCGAGGACACTTTCTGCCGGGTCGGCGGCTTTTTCGGGCCAGTTCGAGCCGGGTCGCGCTACTCGTTGGCCGGGTCGACGAACGTCTTCGTCACCCAGACCGAGGCGAGGTAGGCGCCGATGCTGAGGATCGGCACGATGATCAGCGTCGACCAGTGGTCGAGCAGGTTGATGAGGAACAGCAGGGCCACCACGGCGACCAGGCCGACCGCCAGGAAGCTGCTGCTGCCCGGGTCGGGGATCGCGAACGCCTTGAGCAGCTGGGCGCCGAGCAGGACGCAGAGTGCGAACGTGGCGACGAGCAGCAGGAAGCCGGGGCCGCCGCCGCACGAGGACGTCCCGCGGACCGCCTCGCAGCCGCGCAGGGACAGCCAGGTCAGCACGACCATCGCCGCGCCCACCACGAGCCCGGTGAGGGCGGCGGCGCGGTAGACGGTCAGCAGCGGCCCGCCGTCGCCCAGGGCGGCGATCTCCGCGTCCTCGAGGGCCGCGGAGCTCACCGGCTCGGGCTCGACGTCCACGACGGCGGGCTCGGGAGCCGGCTTCGGCTTTGGGGCGGGCTTGGGGGCGGGCTTGGGTGCGGGCTTGGGGGTGGCCGTGGCCACCGGTGCGGGGGCCGCGACGACCGGCTCCGGCTCGGGCTCGACGACGGGCTCCGGCTCCGGCTCGGCGACCACGACGGGCTCCGGCTCCGGCTCGGCGACCACGACGGGCTCCGGCTCCGGCTCGGCGACCACGACGGGCTCCGGCTCCGGCTCCGGCTCGACGACCTCGGGCAGCACTACGGTGGGCTCGGGCTCGACGACCGGTTCGGCAACCGGCTCCGGCTCGGCGGCAGGACCAGCAGTCCGCGCCTCGGCGGCCGGGGCGGGCGCCTCGGCCGGTTGGGCGGACTTCTTCTTCCGCCCGAACAGCTTGGGCGGCTCCAAGCTGAGCTTCAGCTTGTCCTGCTCGTCTGACATGGCATGCAGTGTGTCACGAACGCACAGGTGATCGGCGCGTGGTCGGCGGACGACACGGCGGCGCGCGGAAGGTGAAGAAACGAGGCTGAGAACGTCGAAGGGCGGATCCGGCTCCACCGGATCCGCCCTTCGGCCTGTCGGGCTGACAGGATTTGAACCTGCGGCCTCCTCGTCCCGAACGAGGCGCGCTACCAAACTGCGCCACAGCCCGCCGATCACCGGCCTCGAAGAAGCCGACTCACAAGCACCGGAGCATAGCGGAGCCAGGGCCCGGACCTGCAATCGGGATACGCCTCAGGCCGATCGCCGGACGGGTCAGCGCGGCTGCAGCGTGAGCAGCGTGGCCTCGGGGCGGCAGGCGATCCGGACCCGGGTGTAGGGGTTGGTGCCGAGCCCGGCCGACACGTGCAGCCAGGCCGAGCCCGGGTCGCCGGGGCGCGAGTCGGCGGGGTGGCGGTGCAGGCCGCGGGCGCGCGCGGGCTCGAGGTCGCAGTTGGTGGCGTACGCGCGCGAGCCGCCCGGCCACGGCAGCCGCACCTGGCCGCCGTGGGTGTGTCCGGCGACGACGGCGTCGTAGCCGTCGGCGGCGAACTGGTCCAGCACCCGCAGGTACGGCGCATGGGCGACCGCGAGCCGCAGGTCGGCCGTGGGGTCGGCGGGTCCGGCGACGGCACCGAGGTCGTCGTACTCGAGGTGCGGGTCGTCGACCCCGGCGAAGGCCAGCACCGCGTCGCCGACCTTGACCTGCTCGCGACGGTTGGTGAGGTCGAGCCAGCCGGCGCCGGTGAGGCCCGCGGTGAGGTCGCGCCACGGCAGCTGGGGGACGTGGGTGTGGCGGGAGCCGTCGTCCGGGAGGAGGTACCCGATCGGGTTGCGGAAGCCGGGCTCGAAGTAGTCGTTGGAGCCGTGCACGAAGACGCCGGGACACTCGAGCAGGCCGCCGAGGCTGTCGAGTACGACGGGCACGGAGTCGCGGTGGGCGAGATTGTCGCCGGTGTCGATGACCAGGTCCGGCTCCAGCCGGGCCAGACCGCGCAGCCACTCCTGCTTGCGGGTCTGCCCGGGCGTCATGTGCAGGTCGCTGAGGTGCAGCACCCGCAGCGGCCGCATCCCGGCGGGCAGCACCCGCAGGTCGACCCGGCGCAGGGTGTACTGGCGCGCCTCCCACAGCGCGTACGACGTCACCGCGGCCCCGAGGGCGCCCCCGGCGCCGACCGTCCGCAGCACTGCCCTCCCGAATCCCATTCGTCCAGTCTCGCCCACGGCAGGCAGAATCGGGGCATGAGCACCCTCAAGGAGCAGCTGCGCACCGACCTCACGACCGCCATGAAGGCCCGCGACGAGGTCCGGTCGTCGACGCTGCGGATGATCCTCACCGCGGTCACCAACGCGGAGGTCGCCGGCAAGGTCGCCAAGGAGCTCACCGACGACGAGGTCCTCACCGTCCTCGCCGCCGAGGCAAAGAAGCGCCGCGAGGCCGCGGTGGCCTTCGAGGAGGGCGACCGACCCGAGAGCGCCGCGAAGGAGCGGGCCGAGGCCGCGGTGATCCAGGACTACCTGCCCGAGCAGCTCGGTCCCGAGGAGATCGCCGCGATCGTGACCGCCGCGGTCGAGCAGGCCGGGGCCGCGGGTGCCGGGCCGAAGGCGATGGGTCAGGTGATGGGCATCGTGCAGCCGCAGGTCAAGGGCCGTGCCGACGGTGCCGCCGTGGCCGCTGAGGTACGCCGCCAGCTCGGCTGACCTGTCCGCCGCACCCCATGCGGAATGGTCGCGATCTGGGCCGATCTGCGACCAGAACGCATGGGGTGCGGTCCAGAGTCAGCCCTGGCCGTTCCCGTTGTTGCCGTGGCCCTTGTTCTTCTTCCCCTTGCCCTTCTTGACCTTCGGCGTGCCGTCGGAGACGTAGAGCGTGACCGTGTCGCCGGAGGCCAGGCGGGCGCCGGTGCCCGGCGCCGACCAGGCGACCAGGCCCTGGCCGACCGCGGAGTCGACGGTGCCGCCGTTGACGACGGTGAAGCCGAGCCCTTCGAGGGTCGCCTTCGCGTCGTCGTACGACTTGCCGGAGACGGGCGGCACCGTGATCAGCAGGCCACGGACGTCGGTCGAGGACGGGCGGGTGAAGTCGACGTCGTCGAGCAGCGGGGCCACGGCCTTGAACGCGTCGCCCCAGATCGGGCCGGCGGTCGTGGAACCGGAGGTCGAGCGGACCGCGCCGCCGATCGAGACGCCGTCGAGGGACTGCGGCTGGCCGGCCCGGTTGACGCCCGCGACCATCGCCGCGCCGGCGAGGTTGGGGGTGTAGCCGACGAACCACACGGCCTTGTTGTCGCTGGTCGTACCGGTCTTGCCGGCGGCCGGCTGGCCCGGGTACTGGGCCGCGGCGAACCCGCCTGAGGAGACCACGCCGCGCAGCACGTCGTTGACCGCGTTGGCGACCGGGCTGGCGAGCACCTGGGTGCACTGCTTCTCGTACTTCTTGAGCACATTGCCCTGGGCGTCGGCGATCTCGGTGACCGGGCGGGCGTCGCAGTGCAGTCCCTGGGCGGCGAAGGTGGCGTACGCCTCGGCCATCTCCAGCGGGCTGACGTCGGCGATGCCGAGGGTGAACGACGGGACCTGCGCGGCCTTGGTGAGCTCGGTGATGCCCATTTCGCGGGCCAGCTTCCACGGCTCGCAGATGCCGGTCGCCTTCTCGAGGTTCACGAAGAAGGTGTTGACCGACTTCTGGGTGCCCTCGTAGAGGTTGGGGGCGGCCGAGGCGCTGGTCGAGTTCTTCGGGCTCCAGGTCTCGCCGCTCTGGTAGGGCCCGTCGCAGGTCGTGAAGTCGCCCAGGTTGACGGTCAGGGTCTGCGGCGCCGGGAACCGCTGGGTCAGCGGGATGTCCTGGTTGATCGCCGAGGCCAGCACGAACGCCTTGAACGTCGAGCCGGGCTGGAAGCCGGCCGCGTCGCCGTACCTCGTCGGCACGGCGTAGTTGAGGAAGGTCTCGCCCTTCTTCTTGCCCATCGGCCGCGACTGGGCCAGGCCCTTGACGTTGCCGGTCCCGGGCTCGATGAGCGCCAGGCCGCCGATGGCCGAGTCGTCCTTGTAGACGTGCGAGGCCACGGACTCGTTGGCGGCCTTCTGGTAGCGCAGGTCGACGGTCGTCTTGATGGTGAGTCCGC
The genomic region above belongs to Nocardioides sp. QY071 and contains:
- a CDS encoding metallophosphoesterase; the encoded protein is MGFGRAVLRTVGAGGALGAAVTSYALWEARQYTLRRVDLRVLPAGMRPLRVLHLSDLHMTPGQTRKQEWLRGLARLEPDLVIDTGDNLAHRDSVPVVLDSLGGLLECPGVFVHGSNDYFEPGFRNPIGYLLPDDGSRHTHVPQLPWRDLTAGLTGAGWLDLTNRREQVKVGDAVLAFAGVDDPHLEYDDLGAVAGPADPTADLRLAVAHAPYLRVLDQFAADGYDAVVAGHTHGGQVRLPWPGGSRAYATNCDLEPARARGLHRHPADSRPGDPGSAWLHVSAGLGTNPYTRVRIACRPEATLLTLQPR
- a CDS encoding GatB/YqeY domain-containing protein produces the protein MSTLKEQLRTDLTTAMKARDEVRSSTLRMILTAVTNAEVAGKVAKELTDDEVLTVLAAEAKKRREAAVAFEEGDRPESAAKERAEAAVIQDYLPEQLGPEEIAAIVTAAVEQAGAAGAGPKAMGQVMGIVQPQVKGRADGAAVAAEVRRQLG
- a CDS encoding transglycosylase domain-containing protein, with protein sequence MARTRFDGLPPGKVASHLGVMLLVAVVLGVVVSGLAIPFAGVLGFSARNVSESVDDLPQELETEQLPQRTEVQDAEGKTIATLYDQNRVNVPLRQISRTMVEAIVAIEDYRFYQHGALDVKGTLRALLTNQAAGGVSQGGSSITQQLVKLTLITQAEGDKEAIAAAKEDSYGRKLRELRYAIALEKRHSKDWILERYLNTAYFGDGAYGIQAAAQHFFGVNAKDLKLRQAALLAGLVQSPEAYNPTRNAAQAKVRRDIVLERMAQLNVIPQADADKAKDRKLGLHVQEQPNGCVNSEAQFFCDYVVRWLMTDPALGATEQERKRLIFNGGLTIKTTVDLRYQKAANESVASHVYKDDSAIGGLALIEPGTGNVKGLAQSRPMGKKKGETFLNYAVPTRYGDAAGFQPGSTFKAFVLASAINQDIPLTQRFPAPQTLTVNLGDFTTCDGPYQSGETWSPKNSTSASAAPNLYEGTQKSVNTFFVNLEKATGICEPWKLAREMGITELTKAAQVPSFTLGIADVSPLEMAEAYATFAAQGLHCDARPVTEIADAQGNVLKKYEKQCTQVLASPVANAVNDVLRGVVSSGGFAAAQYPGQPAAGKTGTTSDNKAVWFVGYTPNLAGAAMVAGVNRAGQPQSLDGVSIGGAVRSTSGSTTAGPIWGDAFKAVAPLLDDVDFTRPSSTDVRGLLITVPPVSGKSYDDAKATLEGLGFTVVNGGTVDSAVGQGLVAWSAPGTGARLASGDTVTLYVSDGTPKVKKGKGKKNKGHGNNGNGQG